The proteins below come from a single Falco rusticolus isolate bFalRus1 chromosome 8, bFalRus1.pri, whole genome shotgun sequence genomic window:
- the C8H2orf69 gene encoding UPF0565 protein C2orf69 homolog, whose translation MSGRCPPAAALLLRGLAGPAARCLGRSMSLCGAPAACAAGPAGGGGAGFSSARLSPPWLRLPEVPGAEPHRANELLLLLPPALHDAAPPQHHVVYFPGDVQNYHDIMSCHPENFQWEHWSFENVATILARRFPNSFIWVVKCSRMHLHKFSCYDNFVASNMFGAPEHSTHFGAFKHLHALLVNAFRLSQNILLSQKSVHGVSKDAKIAACKSQPRSVPTTNGCSSTERESDCECSNNSAMNFIIPSAVAAVSFTLIGFSKGCVVLNQLLYELKEAKKDKNTDAFLKTIKAIYWLDGGHSGGSNTWVTYPEVLKELAETGIEVHAHVTPYQVFDTMRSWIGREHEKFVQILEEFGVEINDQLHFADDVPSLDNHFRVHEVF comes from the exons ATGAGcgggcgctgcccgccggccgccgcctTGCTGCTGCGGGGGCTCGCCGGCCCTGCCGCGCGCTGCCTGGGCAGGAGCATGAGCCTCTGCGGGGCGCCGGCCGCCTGCGCCGCGGGGCCTGCGGGCGGTGGCGGCGCGGGCTTCTCCTCAGCGCGGCTGAGCCCGCCGTGGCTGCGGCTGCCGGAGGTACCGGGCGCGGAGCCGCACCGCGCCAAcgagctcctgctgctgctgccgccggcCCTGCACGACGCGGCCCCGCCACAGCATCACGTCGTCTACTTCCCGGGGGACGTGCAG aactaTCACGACATCATGTCTTGCCACCCAGAAAACTTTCAGTGGGAGCACTggagttttgaaaatgttgctaCCATACTTGCTCGCAGGTTCCCTAATAGCTTTATTTGGGTTGTAAAGTGTTCTCGAATGCACCTGCACAAATTCAGTTGTTACGACAACTTTGTGGCGAGCAACATGTTTGGAGCGCCAGAGCACAGCACTCACTTTGGAGCTTTCAAGCATCTCCATGCATTGCTAGTTAATGCATTCAGACTCTCTCAGAATATTCTGCTGTCCCAGAAAAGCGTGCATGGTGTCAGCAAGGATGCAAAAATAGCTGCTTGTAAATCACAGCCACGTTCTGTTCCTACAACAAATGGCTGCTCATccacagagagagagagtgatTGTGAATGCTCTAATAATTCTGCTATGAACTTCATTATACCGTCTGCTGTAGCTGCAGTGTCGTTTACTTTGATCGGCTTCAGTAAAGGTTGTGTGGTTTTGAACCAGCTGCTTTATGAGCTGAAGGAAGCTAAAAAAGACAAGAATACAGATGCCTTCTTAAAAACCATAAAAGCGATTTACTGGCTGGATGGTGGTCACTCAGGAGGAAGCAATACTTGGGTTACTTACCCTGAAGTGCTGAAAGAACTTGCAGAGACAGGAATTGAAGTTCACGCTCATGTCACCCCGTACCAAGTGTTTGACACAATGAGGTCCTGGATTGGGAGAGAGCATGAGAAATTTGTACAGATACTTGAAGAATTTGGTGTGGAAATAAATGATCAACTACATTTTGCTGATGACGTTCCCTCCTTAGATAACCATTTCAGAGTTCATGAAGTATTTTGA